The stretch of DNA CTAGGTCTGATGCAGAAATAGGATGATCATACTCCAAAGTCCAGGAGTTAGCGTTTAGATAGTATTTGGTCTAAGCCTCAGCAGTTTGAAGCCCTTTGAGAATTAAGTACACCATTTCCTCCAAATTCTCTGTGTTGAATAAATTTTGATTTTCTAACTCTGTAAGTCCGTTGTTTAGTCCCTGAAAGCCAGTATTTTGAAATGTTTCAACCAAGGTAGTATAATTAATTTCCTTGTGAGATGTTCCTTGGTTTGCCCTTTGATTATAGAATTGGATCATCTTCGCGTAGTCTTCGCTCTGAGCAGTTTGATAGGCTTGCGTCAGTACCTCTGGGCTTTCTCCAAGCATGGCTTCCCCTACTGCCTTAGCACAGCCACCAAATGCTCCCAGAACAAACAAAGGTTTGTGGTGGGAGATCGCTAGTGCTGCCTCTTCAGCAATCCCAGGAAACGCACCTTTGTAGTTTACGACTTTGCCACCAAGAATAATTCGAGCATCAATTTGCTGGGCCATTTGCTCCCGCATTGCTGTGAGACAGCGAGACCAAATGTATTGATTAACCGTGCTATTTGGTTCAAGATATTTTTGCTCATCAATACTAAAATCCTGCTTTAGCTCTTGAGGCAGAGCAATTGGCCGAATTGTAATTTCATTTTTATGTTGAGCTAGGAACTGAACGGTTTGCCCTAAATGTAATGGCCAGGCTAAAAAGTTTTGAATCTTCTCCCCTAGTTCAAGTGCTTGCTTATTGTAAGCTTTGACCATTTCAATTAAATCTTGGGTGAATCCATCAGGACGCAGGTCGCCACCATAAGCAACGCTGGCTCCCTGAGCTAGAAGATGGCGACTAATTTCAACAAGTGCCCTTTTTAGATGAAAATGACTAAAGCCTAGTCGTGCTAAGTCAGGGCTATCAGAAATGGAAATACCAATTAATTTATGTAAGAGTGGTTTCTGTGCTGTTTCTTCTGCGACTAATGGCATGGGTTGAGAAGGTGTCCAGGCTTTTAAGCCTGGGTCGAGGGAGTTTAGCAATTCAATCTCGTCATCCCCTAGAGGAGGATCTGGATAAATTATAAGCGTATTATCTTCAGATTTACTCGGTTGCCAGCTTTGTAGATAGCTTAAAAGTTCGGGGGCACAAGGTACGATTGTCGCTTGTTTCGGCATTCTGTCAATCTGCTTCAAATTCTCAACATAGGCAGGGAAATAGCGATAACGCAGCACCTCTAGCAAAATTCTTGTGATTATAAAAGGGATATTTTCAGTCCCTTGCCAACGCATAGTCGGGATATTGCCTAAATAGGGAAAGCTACGCTCCTCCCCTACATTGAGAGCGCTAACTAACAGTGTAGGAACTTGATGCTTCTTTGCCGTCAAAACTTCCCAACGACACCAATAACGAGTGGCGTAGGCATCGGTTTGACAAATTAATAGAGCGGAATCTTTCAATCCTGCTTTAATCTCTTCTACAAAATCATAACCGGGAGCAATATCCTTCGCGTCAAAAAAAGTATTTAGTGATTCATCTTCATTTATCCATCGACGAACGCTATTGGCAATGTCAACTCCGTCTTGTTTAGCATGGCTGAGGAAGAGTCGCAAGGATGAAGGTGCTGTTCCAGAATTAGGAGGCTCTTGAGATTCAATGGGTTTTAGTTGTCGGCAACACTCATGCAACACTTGTCTTAATAACTTTTCGCACTTGGCTTGAATATTTGTTTCCTGATAAATTTTAATAAAATTAGTCCTAAGAAAGTCTTGCTCGTTAATAAAATTGGAAAAATATTCCGTAAGAGCTACTGGATAAAGGCGATGATGAGGAACTAGCTTCGATGTATTATGCCAAAGCTGCTCGATGTATTGCTCCCAACTGTCACTGATCACCATCTGCTCATCTATGAGAACAAAAATGGCCGATTTTAAGGAATTCTTGAAGTTTATTGGTCTAGGTGTATCATTTCCCAGTGTAAATGGTGCTGAACGGAAATAAACGGGAATGCCTAGCCCCCGGCACAGAGGATGTTCGGGTTCGCCGCAAATTTTTTCAAAGAGGTACTCAGCCAACTGTTTTCCGTCATCCGATTTCGGATGCCAGAGGAGGTAGACTCGGAAGTAGGGACAGTACTCAGTTGTCATGGTTTTTTGGAATGGCGAGGTAGAAACTTCTGCAAAGCCGGTCATTTTTTCATCTTAACTCTGCTTTGAGTAAAAATTTAGACGAGATATATAAAATTTTATAAGA from Gloeothece citriformis PCC 7424 encodes:
- a CDS encoding TIR domain-containing protein, whose protein sequence is MTTEYCPYFRVYLLWHPKSDDGKQLAEYLFEKICGEPEHPLCRGLGIPVYFRSAPFTLGNDTPRPINFKNSLKSAIFVLIDEQMVISDSWEQYIEQLWHNTSKLVPHHRLYPVALTEYFSNFINEQDFLRTNFIKIYQETNIQAKCEKLLRQVLHECCRQLKPIESQEPPNSGTAPSSLRLFLSHAKQDGVDIANSVRRWINEDESLNTFFDAKDIAPGYDFVEEIKAGLKDSALLICQTDAYATRYWCRWEVLTAKKHQVPTLLVSALNVGEERSFPYLGNIPTMRWQGTENIPFIITRILLEVLRYRYFPAYVENLKQIDRMPKQATIVPCAPELLSYLQSWQPSKSEDNTLIIYPDPPLGDDEIELLNSLDPGLKAWTPSQPMPLVAEETAQKPLLHKLIGISISDSPDLARLGFSHFHLKRALVEISRHLLAQGASVAYGGDLRPDGFTQDLIEMVKAYNKQALELGEKIQNFLAWPLHLGQTVQFLAQHKNEITIRPIALPQELKQDFSIDEQKYLEPNSTVNQYIWSRCLTAMREQMAQQIDARIILGGKVVNYKGAFPGIAEEAALAISHHKPLFVLGAFGGCAKAVGEAMLGESPEVLTQAYQTAQSEDYAKMIQFYNQRANQGTSHKEINYTTLVETFQNTGFQGLNNGLTELENQNLFNTENLEEMVYLILKGLQTAEA